Genomic DNA from Burkholderia vietnamiensis LMG 10929:
GCCGCTGATCGTGAAGAACGGCACCGCCGCCTCGCCGGCGACGGCGCGCGCGAGCAGCGTCTTGCCGGTGCCCGGCGCGCCGACGATCAGCACGCCCTTCGGAATCTTGCCGCCGAGCCGCTGATAGCGATCCGGATCGCGCAGAAACGCGACGATCTGCTGCAGCTCTGCCTTCGCCTCGTCGATGCCCGCGATGTCGTCGAACGTGATGCCGGTTTCCTTCTGCATGTACACGCGCGCGCGGCTCTTGCCCATCCCGCTCAGGTCGCGCATCCCGCCCGGCCGGCGCGTCATGAACGTCCAGATCACGACGAAGCCGATCAACGGAAAGATCCAGGTCGCGAGCGTGCCGATCCAGCCGGTATCGGCCGCGCCGCGGTAGCGAATCCCGGCCGCGGTCAGCGCCGCAACCAGATTGTCGTCGCTCACGCGGTTCGTGGTGAAGCGCCACGGCGCGCCGGCCGCCTTCACGTCGGCCGCGTCGGAGGCCGGCAGCGCCGCCCCCGCCTGCGGCATGCGCAGCGTGCCGGAGATCGACGTCTGCCCGATCTCCAGATCGTCGACGAGCCGCGCTTCCACGAGGTGGTGGAAATCGCTGTAGGAGATCGCGGTCGCCGCCGGCTGACGCCCGAACAGTTGAACCGCGATCAGTACCGCGAACGCGATCGGAATCAGCAGGCCGGAGTAGTCGAAGGTTTTTTTCATCGGCTAGACCCTGCCGGGCGGCCCAGCACCGGTTCACGCATCGTCGCGCGTCCAGTGCGCACGCAGCATGTCTTCGCCGTCGCGATAGTTGATCGCGAGACTGCCGTGATGCGCATGCAGCAGCGCGTCGGCTAGGCGCCTGACCATGTGTGCGCCGGTCGTGCGCACGGTGACCGAATCGGCGGATCGCTCGATCTCCATGATGCGCTCGAGCGCGTGCTCGCTCGTCTCCATGTCGGCCTGACGCTGCAGCAGCTCGAGGATCATCCCGCGATGCGCGTGCAGATACGCGCCGTGCAGCACCAGCTCGCCGGCCGGCACGTTTTCGCGCATGCGCTTGCAGGCCGGGCATTCGAGCTGGCGCCGATCGCGCGGCGTCGCGTACCAGGTCCAGCGGCCCGCGTCGCAGACCGCGCCGCAGCCCTCGCAGATCCGGTCGCCTTTGGGCCGCTTCGGCTCGCGATAGCTGTCCTTCGTATGCGGTTGCATCCGCTTGTCGCGGCGCAGAGGGTTGCGGCCGGAGCCGCCATTCGAACGGTTCATCGCCTTTCTCCTGACAGTGGACAACACCGGCGCGACGGTCGTGCGACGCTCGCGCACCGGTCATGCAACGCTCAGGCGACGGTCAGCCGGTCCACGACCTGCCGTACGCCGCGCACTGCGCCAGCCGCGCCGCACACGGCACGCTTGTCGGCCAGCGACGCCACGGTGCCCGACAGCGTGACGACGCCGTCGCTCGCGTCGATCGAAATGCCGGAGGATTCGCGCCGCGCGCGACGCGCGAGGGCGTCGGCGATCCGCGCGCCGACGTCCGGCACCGTCTGGTCGGCGCGCACGCGGATGCGGTTCGCCACGCCGACGACGCCGGTCATCCGGCTCACCATCGCTTCCGCCGCGCGGCTCTGATACGCATGGTCGACTTCGCCGTCGAGCGTCACGCAGCCGTGATCGACCTCGACCGCGATCTTGTGATCGCGCAGCGCCTCCTGCCAGCCGAGCGCGAACGTGATGGCGATCGCCAGCTCGTGGTCGGCGCATGCGCTTTCCGGCGGCGTGACGCTCAGTTCGAGCACCAGCGCGCGCGCATCGGCGACATGCAAAGCGGTTTTCTGCGCTTCCAGCTTCTGCGCCCAGCTGTCGACGCTGCCGCGCAGCGTCACGATCCGGTCGCGGACCTCGACGTCGATCCGGCGCGCATCGATCGCCGGATTCCAGAACAGCGCCTGCTCGACATCCTGCTTCAGTACGGCGTCGGACTTCATGCCGGTCTCCCGTCGGCGCATGCCGGCCGCGACGTTTGCGACCGGATCCGTGCACCATCGCGATCAGCATCGCGCACGGCGGCCGCGACGGCTTGACGAGGATCAAGCAACGGCCGGCTCGCGGCGGCCGCGCGTCGGTGCGCCGCCGTCCGCCCCGCGCTGCTTCGATCGCCCCGCTCGGCCAAAAAGGACGACGCCGCGGCGGCACAGCCGGCCGCGCCGACGCGCCCGCATCGCGGCCACGTCTCGGTGCGCGCGTCAATCGAGGGGCCGCTCGACACGCAATCCGGCCCGAGTGACCCAGATCAAGGGGAAACCCGGTAATCGTCGGATATAAACGAGGCCGAAGCGGCGACGCCCGAGGGCGCCGCCATCCCGTATTCCTGCATTCGTCGAGGCCTTCCATGCGCGCTGCCGCGCTTGCCGCTCCGTTTCACCCGACCGTCGTGCGGCGCATGCGTGTCGCCGTGCTGTTGGCGGGCCTGGGACTGCTGTCGGGATGCCTGTCGCTCGCGCCTGCCGACACGCGCCCGCCCGCACCGATTCCCGCCGCCTTCCCCGATCCGTCGGCCGCCGCGTCGCCCGCCGCGCAGGCGCCCGACTGGCACGCCTACTTCGTCGACACGCGCCTTCAGGCGCTGATCGCGCAGGCGCTCACGAACAACCGCGACCTGCGCGCGGCCGTGGCACGCGTCGACGAGGCGCGCGCGGTCTACGGCGTGCGCAGCGCGGACCAGTGGCCGACGATCGGCGCCGGTGCGGCCTACGCGCGGTTTCGCACGCCGGGCGGCTTGCTGACGCCGGCGCCCATGATCGGCCAGCTCTACGAGGTGCAACTGGCCGAGACCCAATGGGAGATCGATTTCTGGGGCCGCGTGCGCAGCCTGAAGGCGGCCGCGCTGCAGCGCTATCTGGCGAGCGACGCGGCCCGCCAGGCGACGACGCTGAGCGTCGTCACCGGCGTCGCGAACGCATATCTGACCCTGTGCGAAATCGACGAGCGGATCGTGCTGACGCGCGCGACGATCGACACGCGCCGCGAATCGCTGCGGATCTTCCGGCTGCGTTACGCGGCCGGCGCGATCTCGCGCCTCGACCTCACGCAGTCGGAGATCCTGCTGCAGCAGGCCGAGTCGCTCGGCGTCCAGTTGCAGCAGGCGCGCGCCACGGCGGCCGATGCGCTCGCGCTGCTGGTCGGCGCGCCCCCCGAGCTGGGCGCCGCACCGCTCGCGCTCGACGACGGCGCGGTGCTGCCGTCGCTCGCGCCCGGCCTGCCTTCGTCGCTGCTCGAGCGCCGTCCGGACGTGATCGCGGCCGAGCACGAACTGCAGGCGAGCCGCGCGAACATCGGCGCGGCGCGCGCGGCGTTCTTCCCGCGCATCGCGTTGACGAGCGCGATCGGCTCCGGCAGCTCGGCGCTGCACGACCTGCTGACGTCGGGAACGGGCGTGTGGTCGCTGATCCCCAGCGCCACGCTGCCGCTCATCGACGGCGGCCGCAACCGTTCGAACCTCGCACTCGCGAACGCACAGCGCGACGAGGCGCTCGCCCGCTACGAGAAAACGCTGCAAGGCGCGTTCCGCGACGTCTCCGACGCGCTCGCCGCGCGCCACTGGCTCGCCGACCAGGTCGCGATCGAACGCGCGACGCTGGCGTCGCAGGCCGAGCGCGCGCGCCTCGCGAAGCTGCGCTACGACAGCGGCGCGACGCGCTTCCTCGAAGTGCTCGACGCGCAGCGCGACCTGATGAACGCCGAGCAGCAGCTCGTCGTCACGCGGCGCGCGCTGCTGTCGAGCCGCGTCGCGCTGTACGGCGCGCTGGGCGGCGGCCCCGACGATCCGCGCCTGCCGCCGACGGCGCAGCAGCCTATCCATTCGACTGACTCGGAAAACAGACAATGAAAACCATCCCGCGCCCTCTTCTGATCGGTGCCGGTGCGGCCGTGCTCGCCGTCTGCGTCGCCTATTACGGCTGGTCGCGCTGGCGCGACGGCCAGACCGATGCGGGGCTCGTCAGCGGCAACGGCCGCATCGAAGCGACCGAAATCGACGTCGCGACCAAGCTGCCCGGGCGCGTGACCGCGATGCTCGTCGACGAAGGCGACTTCGTGAAGGCCGGCCAGCCGCTCGCCCGGATGGACGTCGTGGTGCTGCAGGCGCAGCTCGACGAAGCGCAGGCGCGCGCGCAGCAGGCCGTGAACACCGCGGCGAGCGTCGACGCGCAGGTCGCGCAGCGCCGCAGCGACAAGGCGGCGGCAGAGGCCGTCGTCGTGCAGCGCGAAAGCGAGCTCGACGCAGCCACGCGGCGGCTGGCGCGCTCAGAGACGCTGTCGCGCGACGGCGCCTCGTCGCTGCAGGAGCTCGACGACGACCGCGCCCGCGCGGGCAGCCTGCGCGCCACCGTGAATGCCGCGCGCGCGCAGGTGCAGGCCGCGCAGGCCGCGATCGACGCGACCCAGGCGCAGCTCGTCGCCGCGCGCTCCGCGGTGACGGCCGCACAGGCGACCGTCGCGCGCGTGCGCGCCGACATCGCGGACAGCGAGCTGACCTCGCCGCGCGACGGCCGCGTGCAGTACCGCATCGCCGAGTCGGGCGAAGTGCTGCCGGCCGGCGGCAAGGTGCTCAACGTCGTCGATCTGTCCGACGTGTACATGACGTTCTTCCTGCCGGAAGCGGCGGTCGGCCGCGTGCCGCTCGGCGCCGACGTGCGGATCGTCCTCGATGCGGCGCCGGAATACGTGATTCCGGCCCGCGTGTCGTACGTGTCGAGCACCGCGCAGTTCACGCCGAAGACGGTCGAGACGGCCAGCGAACGGCAGAAGCTGATGTTCCGCGTCAAGGCGCGGATCGATCGCGACTTGCTGCAGCGCCATCTGAAGCTGGTGAAGACCGGGCTGCCGGGCGTCGCGTGGCTGAAGACCGATTCGCACGCGGCGTGGCCCGAGCGCCTCGCGATCAAGGTGCCGCAGTGAACACGACGACGCGCGCAGATACCGACAGCCGCGCGACCGACGGCGCGCCGGGCGCGGCCGGCCCGGCGCCGGTCGCCCGGCTGTCGGGCGTGTCGCTGCGCTACGGCGGCAAGGCGGCGCTCGACGACGTGACGCTCGAGATCCCGGCCGGCCGCATGATCGGGCTGATAGGCCCGGACGGCGTCGGCAAGTCGAGCCTGCTCGCACTCGTGTCGGGCGCGCGCGCGATCCAGCAGGGGCACGTGCACGCGCTCGACGCCGATCTGTCGTCGCGCCGCGATCGCGCGCGCGTATGCCGGCGCATCGCGTACATGCCGCAAGGCCTCGGCCGCAACCTGTACGCGACGCTGTCGGTCGAGGAGAACCTGCAGTTCTTCGCGCGCCTGTTCGGCCACGACGCGGCCGAGCGGCGCCGCCGGATCGACGCGCTGACGCGCAGCACCGGCCTGCATCCGTTCCTCGACCGCCCGGCCGGCAAGCTGTCCGGCGGGATGAAGCAGAAGCTCGGCCTGTGCTGCGCGCTGATCCACGATCCCGACCTGCTGATCCTCGACGAGCCGACGACCGGCGTCGATCCGCTGTCGCGCGCGCAGTTCTGGGATCTGATCGCGCGCATTCGCGTCGCGCGGCCCGCCATGAGCGTGCTGGTCGCGACCGCCTACATGGACGAGGCGCGCCGCTTCGACTGGCTGATCGCGATGGACGCCGGCCGCGTGCTGGCCACCGGCAGCCCCGCCGACCTGCTCGCGCGCACCGGCTGCGACACGCTGGAGGCCGCGTTCATCGCGCTGCTGCCGGACGAGCGCCGCAAGGGGCACCAGCCGGTGCAGATCGAACCGTTCCGGCCCGACGCGACCGCCGGCTACGCGATCGAGGCCGACGGGCTGACGATGCGGTTCGGCGAGTTCGTCGCGGTGGACCACGTGAGCCTGCAGATCCGTCGCGGCGAAATCTTCGGGTTTCTCGGCTCCAACGGCTGCGGCAAGTCGACGACGATGAAGATGCTCACCGGCTTGCTGCCGGCGTCCGAAGGCACGGCGACGCTGTTCGGCCAGCCGGTCGCCGCCAACGACATCGACACGCGCCGCCGCGTCGGCTACATGTCGCAGGGCTTTTCGCTGTACGGCGAGCTGACCGTGCGGCAGAACCTCGTGCTGCACGCGCGCCTGTTCGGCGTGCCGGAAGCCGACGTGCCCGCGCGGGTCGACGAGATGGTCGCGCGCTTCGGGCTCGCCGGCGTGCTCGACGTGCTGCCCGAGCGCCTGCCGCTCGGGATGCGGCAGCGGCTGTCGCTCGCGGTCGCGATGGTGCACAAGCCGGAGCTGCTGATCCTCGACGAGCCGACCTCGGGCGTCGACCCGGTCGCGCGCGACGACTTCTGGCGGCTGATGATCGAGCTGGCGCGCCGCGATCGCGTCACGATCTTCATCTCGACGCACTTCATGAACGAGGCCGCGCGCTGCGACCGCATCTCGCTGATGCATGCGGGCCGCGTGCTCGCGAGCGCCGCGCCGGCGGAACTGGTGCGCATGCGCGGCGCGGCATCGCTCGAGGATGCGTTCATCGGCTATCTCACCGATGCGCAGCGTGAGGACAGCCCGAGCGATGCGGCCGCAGCGGCCGATGCGTCGTCCGACGCCGGCTGGCTCGCCACTGCCCCGTCGGCCACGCCCGCGGCCGCCCGCGGCGCGGCGCGGACCGCATGGTTCAGCGCCGCGCGCGCCGGCAGCTACCTGTGGCGCGAGGTGCTGGAGCTGCGCCGCGACCCGCTGCGGGCGACGCTCGCGCTGTTCGGCTCGCTCGTGCTGATGTGCGTGATCAGCATCGGCATCAGCCTCGACGTCGACAACCTGACGTTCGCGGTGCTCGACCGCGACCAGTCGATCCTGAGCCAGGACTACGCGCAGAACCTCGCCGGCTCGCGCTACTTCGTGCCGCGCGCGCCGCTCGCGGACGATCGCGACATCGAGCGCCGCATGCGCAACGGCGAGCTGTCGCTCGCGATCGAGATTCCGCCCGACTTCGCGCGCGACGTCGCGCGCGGACGGCACGTCGAGATCGGCGCGTGGGTCGACGGCGCGATGCCGATGCGCGCCGAGACGATCCGCGGCTACGTGGCCGGCATGCACGAGAACTGGCTGCGCGACCAGGCGAAGCGCCGCCTCGGCGTGGCGCTCGCGCCGGCCGTCGACATCGCGGTCCGCTATCGCTACAACCCCGACGTGAAGAGCTTGCCCGCGATGATTCCGGCGATCATGCCGATGCTGCTGTTGATGTTGCCCGCGATGCTCACCGCGCTCGCCGTGGTGCGCGAACGCGAGCTCGGGTCGATCGTGAACCTGTACGTGACTCCCGTCACGCGCGCCGAATTCCTGATCGGCAAGCAGGTGCCGTACGTGATGCTGGCGATGCTGAACTTCCTGCTGATGGTGGTGCTCGCCGACCTCGTGTTCGGCGTGCGGATCAAGGGCAGTTTCGCGACGCTGGCGGCCGCGGTGCTGATCTTCAACGTGGTGGCGACCGGCATCGGCCTGTTCGCGTCGACCTTCACGCGCAGCCAGATCGCCGCGATCTTCATGACGATCGTCGGTACGCTGATACCGGTCGTGCAGTTCTCGGGGCTGCTCACGCCGCTGTCGTCGCTGGAAGGCAGCGGCAAGTGGATCGGCACGATCTATCCGGCCACCTACATGCTCGCGATCAGCCGCGGCGTGTACAACAAGGCGCTCGGGCTGTCCGACCTGTCGTCGCAGTTCTGGCCGATGCTCGTGGCCGTGCCCGTCATCCTCGTGATGACCGGCATGCTGCTGCGCAAACAGGAGCGCTGATCATGTCACGCCTGAACGCCATCTTCCGGCTCGGAGTGAAGGAACTCTGGAGCCTCGCGCGCGACCCGATCCTGCTCGCGCTGATCGTCTACACGTTCAGCGCGTCGATCTACGTCGCCGCCACCGCCCGCCCCGAGACGCTGCACAAGGTGCCGATCGCGATCGTCGACGAGGATGCGTCGCCGCTGTCCGCGCGCATCGCAGCGGCGTTCTTCCCGCCGCAGTTCGCGCCGCCGCCGATCGTCGGCGCGGCCGCAGCCGATCGCGGCCTCGACAACGGCGACTACACGTTCTCGCTCGACATCCCGCCCGACTTCCAGCGCGACGTGCTGGCCGGCCGCCATGCGACGGTCCAGCTCAACGTCGATGCGACGCGCATGACACAGGCCTTCACCGGCGGCGGCTACGTCCAGCAGATCGTGTCGGGCGAGATCGACTCGTTCGTGCAGCGCTATCGCGGCTCGCCGCTGCCGCCGGTCGATCTCGCGATGCGCATGCGCTTCAACCCGAACCTCGACGAAGTGTGGTTCGGCGCGCTGATGGAGCTGATCAACAACGTCACGATGCTGTCGATGATCCTCACCGGCGCCGCGCTGATCCGCGAACGCGAGCACGGCACGATCGAGCATCTGCTCGTGATGCCGGTGACCGCCGCGGAAATCATGCTCGCGAAGGTGTGGTCGATGGGGCTCGTGGTCGCGGCGGCGGCCGTCGCGTCGCTGAGCTTCGTCGTGCAGGGCGCGCTGCACGTGCCGATTCCGGGCTCCGTGCCGCTGTTCGTGGCCGGCATGGCGCTGCACCTGTTCGCGACAACGTCGATGGGGATCTTTCTCGCGACGCTGGTGC
This window encodes:
- a CDS encoding BCAM0308 family protein, with the translated sequence MNRSNGGSGRNPLRRDKRMQPHTKDSYREPKRPKGDRICEGCGAVCDAGRWTWYATPRDRRQLECPACKRMRENVPAGELVLHGAYLHAHRGMILELLQRQADMETSEHALERIMEIERSADSVTVRTTGAHMVRRLADALLHAHHGSLAINYRDGEDMLRAHWTRDDA
- a CDS encoding BON domain-containing protein, which translates into the protein MKSDAVLKQDVEQALFWNPAIDARRIDVEVRDRIVTLRGSVDSWAQKLEAQKTALHVADARALVLELSVTPPESACADHELAIAITFALGWQEALRDHKIAVEVDHGCVTLDGEVDHAYQSRAAEAMVSRMTGVVGVANRIRVRADQTVPDVGARIADALARRARRESSGISIDASDGVVTLSGTVASLADKRAVCGAAGAVRGVRQVVDRLTVA
- a CDS encoding efflux transporter outer membrane subunit, whose protein sequence is MRAAALAAPFHPTVVRRMRVAVLLAGLGLLSGCLSLAPADTRPPAPIPAAFPDPSAAASPAAQAPDWHAYFVDTRLQALIAQALTNNRDLRAAVARVDEARAVYGVRSADQWPTIGAGAAYARFRTPGGLLTPAPMIGQLYEVQLAETQWEIDFWGRVRSLKAAALQRYLASDAARQATTLSVVTGVANAYLTLCEIDERIVLTRATIDTRRESLRIFRLRYAAGAISRLDLTQSEILLQQAESLGVQLQQARATAADALALLVGAPPELGAAPLALDDGAVLPSLAPGLPSSLLERRPDVIAAEHELQASRANIGAARAAFFPRIALTSAIGSGSSALHDLLTSGTGVWSLIPSATLPLIDGGRNRSNLALANAQRDEALARYEKTLQGAFRDVSDALAARHWLADQVAIERATLASQAERARLAKLRYDSGATRFLEVLDAQRDLMNAEQQLVVTRRALLSSRVALYGALGGGPDDPRLPPTAQQPIHSTDSENRQ
- a CDS encoding HlyD family secretion protein, encoding MKTIPRPLLIGAGAAVLAVCVAYYGWSRWRDGQTDAGLVSGNGRIEATEIDVATKLPGRVTAMLVDEGDFVKAGQPLARMDVVVLQAQLDEAQARAQQAVNTAASVDAQVAQRRSDKAAAEAVVVQRESELDAATRRLARSETLSRDGASSLQELDDDRARAGSLRATVNAARAQVQAAQAAIDATQAQLVAARSAVTAAQATVARVRADIADSELTSPRDGRVQYRIAESGEVLPAGGKVLNVVDLSDVYMTFFLPEAAVGRVPLGADVRIVLDAAPEYVIPARVSYVSSTAQFTPKTVETASERQKLMFRVKARIDRDLLQRHLKLVKTGLPGVAWLKTDSHAAWPERLAIKVPQ
- the rbbA gene encoding ribosome-associated ATPase/putative transporter RbbA, which gives rise to MNTTTRADTDSRATDGAPGAAGPAPVARLSGVSLRYGGKAALDDVTLEIPAGRMIGLIGPDGVGKSSLLALVSGARAIQQGHVHALDADLSSRRDRARVCRRIAYMPQGLGRNLYATLSVEENLQFFARLFGHDAAERRRRIDALTRSTGLHPFLDRPAGKLSGGMKQKLGLCCALIHDPDLLILDEPTTGVDPLSRAQFWDLIARIRVARPAMSVLVATAYMDEARRFDWLIAMDAGRVLATGSPADLLARTGCDTLEAAFIALLPDERRKGHQPVQIEPFRPDATAGYAIEADGLTMRFGEFVAVDHVSLQIRRGEIFGFLGSNGCGKSTTMKMLTGLLPASEGTATLFGQPVAANDIDTRRRVGYMSQGFSLYGELTVRQNLVLHARLFGVPEADVPARVDEMVARFGLAGVLDVLPERLPLGMRQRLSLAVAMVHKPELLILDEPTSGVDPVARDDFWRLMIELARRDRVTIFISTHFMNEAARCDRISLMHAGRVLASAAPAELVRMRGAASLEDAFIGYLTDAQREDSPSDAAAAADASSDAGWLATAPSATPAAARGAARTAWFSAARAGSYLWREVLELRRDPLRATLALFGSLVLMCVISIGISLDVDNLTFAVLDRDQSILSQDYAQNLAGSRYFVPRAPLADDRDIERRMRNGELSLAIEIPPDFARDVARGRHVEIGAWVDGAMPMRAETIRGYVAGMHENWLRDQAKRRLGVALAPAVDIAVRYRYNPDVKSLPAMIPAIMPMLLLMLPAMLTALAVVRERELGSIVNLYVTPVTRAEFLIGKQVPYVMLAMLNFLLMVVLADLVFGVRIKGSFATLAAAVLIFNVVATGIGLFASTFTRSQIAAIFMTIVGTLIPVVQFSGLLTPLSSLEGSGKWIGTIYPATYMLAISRGVYNKALGLSDLSSQFWPMLVAVPVILVMTGMLLRKQER
- a CDS encoding ABC transporter permease, whose translation is MSRLNAIFRLGVKELWSLARDPILLALIVYTFSASIYVAATARPETLHKVPIAIVDEDASPLSARIAAAFFPPQFAPPPIVGAAAADRGLDNGDYTFSLDIPPDFQRDVLAGRHATVQLNVDATRMTQAFTGGGYVQQIVSGEIDSFVQRYRGSPLPPVDLAMRMRFNPNLDEVWFGALMELINNVTMLSMILTGAALIREREHGTIEHLLVMPVTAAEIMLAKVWSMGLVVAAAAVASLSFVVQGALHVPIPGSVPLFVAGMALHLFATTSMGIFLATLVRSMPQFGMLLVLVLLPLQLLSGGLTPRESMPLAVQDIMLAAPTTHFVELAQRILYRGAGLDAVWMQFAALFAIGCALFLLSLTRFRKTIGQMA